A region from the Thermanaeromonas toyohensis ToBE genome encodes:
- a CDS encoding gamma-glutamyl-gamma-aminobutyrate hydrolase family protein, with protein sequence MAAVIGLTCDGDLEGSRIFLNSAYVAAVSQAGGIPLLLPPGSQEMAEEYLKIIDGLLLTGGGDVDPRLYGEEPKEGLGRVLRERDTFELYITRRALLLGKPILAICRGMQLLNVAAGGTLYQDIVRELGSSLHNPGGPRSALHHRIEIQPGTLLYKWLGGQVKVNSMHHQAVRSLGQGLRVSATSEDGLIEAVEGTGEAFVVGVQWHPEELTNFYPEQRNLFKNFVVAADIST encoded by the coding sequence GTGGCTGCTGTTATAGGTTTGACCTGTGATGGCGATCTAGAAGGTAGCAGGATTTTCTTAAATTCTGCCTATGTAGCCGCTGTTTCCCAAGCCGGGGGCATTCCTCTCCTTCTTCCTCCTGGATCTCAAGAGATGGCAGAAGAGTATTTAAAGATAATCGATGGTCTTCTTTTAACAGGGGGTGGGGATGTAGATCCCCGCCTTTATGGCGAGGAACCTAAGGAAGGCTTGGGCCGTGTGCTAAGGGAGAGGGATACCTTCGAACTTTATATTACCAGGCGCGCCCTTCTTTTGGGAAAACCTATTTTAGCTATTTGCCGAGGGATGCAACTTTTAAATGTGGCGGCCGGCGGCACCCTTTACCAGGATATAGTTCGAGAGTTAGGTTCTTCCCTGCATAACCCAGGCGGCCCTCGGTCCGCATTGCATCATAGGATAGAGATACAACCGGGTACGTTATTATACAAATGGCTAGGTGGCCAAGTTAAGGTCAACAGTATGCATCATCAGGCAGTGCGCTCTTTAGGCCAGGGTTTAAGGGTAAGCGCGACATCCGAGGACGGTCTAATCGAGGCAGTGGAGGGTACGGGAGAGGCTTTTGTGGTGGGTGTACAGTGGCATCCGGAAGAATTGACAAATTTTTACCCCGAACAGCGAAACCTTTTTAAAAATTTCGTGGTTGCAGCAGATATTTCCACTTAA
- a CDS encoding DUF512 domain-containing protein: protein MNKWQLLVLTSSRFNILPLTSTCNLRCIFCSHHQNPPGVEAIFISPLSLKEIEELFGYLDPARPIVIGESATRIVEGEPLTHPEFFTIMRSLRRRFPHTLVEITTNGVLLDKPQVEALKGLKPIEVKISLNSVTSGGRQKLLGAGGAAGILKAIEELTRGGIPCHGSIVAYPKVVGWDDLEKTIYALVQAGALTVRIFIPGFTHRAPAILRFDPWGFRQELESFLENFRQEVKIPIIVEPPFLRDLIPEVAGVLPGYPAEGSGLKRGDVLLEIDGQVPRSRVEAFRLLSRPGRHKLKVRRPGQELREAGRELEILLEVPLGGKSGVVMEWDGDPEVLKAIHRSCLRHQARKAVVFTSELAHRVMEGMVSALPGVAKVIPVRNRFFGGSIACAGLLTVEDFLASWEELRKKGEDPDLLLLPGRAFDFRGRDLVERHYTELAQVSGLPVEIL, encoded by the coding sequence GTGAATAAGTGGCAGCTCTTGGTCTTGACTTCTTCTCGGTTTAATATCCTTCCCTTAACTTCTACTTGTAATTTGCGCTGTATATTCTGCAGTCACCACCAGAATCCCCCTGGTGTAGAGGCTATTTTTATTTCACCTTTAAGCTTAAAGGAAATCGAGGAGCTTTTCGGGTACCTGGACCCTGCACGGCCCATTGTGATAGGGGAATCGGCTACCCGTATAGTAGAGGGGGAGCCTTTAACCCATCCTGAATTTTTCACCATTATGCGCAGTTTACGCCGACGTTTTCCCCATACCCTTGTGGAAATCACTACTAACGGGGTACTGCTAGATAAACCTCAAGTAGAAGCTCTAAAAGGATTAAAGCCCATAGAAGTTAAGATTTCCCTTAACAGTGTTACGTCCGGCGGAAGGCAGAAGCTTCTTGGCGCTGGAGGAGCAGCGGGTATCCTTAAGGCTATAGAGGAACTTACCAGGGGAGGGATTCCCTGCCATGGGAGTATAGTAGCCTACCCTAAAGTAGTAGGGTGGGATGACTTGGAGAAAACTATATATGCCTTAGTCCAGGCGGGGGCCCTCACTGTACGCATATTTATTCCCGGTTTTACCCACAGGGCACCAGCCATTTTACGCTTTGATCCTTGGGGATTTCGCCAGGAGCTAGAGTCTTTTCTGGAAAACTTTCGCCAGGAGGTTAAAATACCTATAATTGTGGAGCCTCCTTTTCTCCGCGACCTTATACCAGAGGTGGCTGGCGTGCTTCCGGGTTACCCGGCGGAAGGGAGCGGTCTTAAGAGGGGCGATGTACTTTTAGAGATAGACGGGCAGGTTCCCCGCTCCCGGGTAGAGGCCTTCCGTCTACTTTCCCGGCCAGGCCGGCATAAGTTAAAGGTGAGACGACCCGGGCAGGAGTTACGGGAGGCAGGCCGGGAACTGGAAATACTCCTTGAAGTGCCCCTTGGTGGCAAAAGCGGGGTAGTCATGGAATGGGACGGTGATCCTGAGGTTTTAAAAGCCATCCATAGATCCTGTTTACGCCATCAGGCCAGGAAGGCTGTAGTTTTTACTTCTGAACTAGCTCATCGAGTTATGGAAGGCATGGTATCAGCATTACCAGGCGTGGCCAAGGTGATACCGGTACGCAACCGCTTTTTTGGGGGCTCTATAGCTTGTGCAGGGCTCCTTACAGTGGAGGATTTCTTGGCCTCTTGGGAGGAGTTAAGAAAGAAAGGTGAGGATCCAGATTTGCTCTTACTTCCCGGACGAGCCTTCGACTTTCGCGGTCGAGATTTGGTGGAGAGGCATTATACAGAGTTGGCCCAGGTTAGTGGGCTACCAGTGGAGATTTTATAG
- the tsaB gene encoding tRNA (adenosine(37)-N6)-threonylcarbamoyltransferase complex dimerization subunit type 1 TsaB, which produces MEHVIRNLLRRWLKDFLKKKELKLLLVLGLETSTAAASVALVKEDRLLAEIFFNTQRYHSRQTLSLISLLLKQAGVEFRELEGIAVALGPGSFTGLRVGVAIAKALAHASGKPLAGVPTLDGLALNAAGVAGLICPVVVARREEVYTALYRWQEGRLCRLTPYQAVTPVSWVGYLASYNEPVYFLGDGVQPFKEFWISLRERALFLPPESSFPRAGHIARLGEERLRQGERDDLFQLKPLYLRPPAAVFKGL; this is translated from the coding sequence ATGGAGCACGTTATCAGGAACTTATTAAGGAGATGGCTAAAAGACTTCCTTAAAAAAAAGGAGCTGAAGTTGTTGTTAGTTTTAGGCCTGGAAACTTCCACCGCAGCCGCTAGTGTAGCGTTAGTAAAAGAGGATAGGTTGCTAGCGGAAATATTTTTTAACACCCAGCGGTATCATTCTCGTCAGACCCTCTCTTTAATTTCCTTATTACTTAAACAAGCCGGAGTGGAGTTTAGGGAACTGGAAGGTATAGCTGTTGCCCTCGGCCCGGGCTCCTTTACTGGCCTGCGCGTAGGAGTGGCCATAGCTAAGGCCTTGGCCCATGCCAGCGGTAAACCCCTGGCCGGGGTGCCCACCTTAGATGGCCTGGCTTTAAACGCGGCTGGCGTTGCGGGGTTAATTTGCCCGGTGGTGGTAGCTCGGCGGGAGGAGGTATACACTGCCCTTTATCGCTGGCAGGAGGGAAGGTTATGTCGCCTTACTCCTTATCAGGCAGTAACTCCAGTTTCGTGGGTTGGCTATCTGGCCTCTTACAACGAGCCAGTTTATTTTTTAGGCGATGGGGTACAGCCTTTCAAAGAATTTTGGATAAGCTTAAGGGAAAGAGCTTTGTTCTTGCCCCCCGAAAGTTCTTTTCCTCGGGCCGGCCATATTGCTCGGTTAGGAGAGGAGCGCTTGAGGCAGGGGGAGAGGGACGATCTTTTCCAGTTAAAGCCACTTTACCTGCGCCCGCCGGCAGCGGTATTCAAGGGGCTTTAG
- a CDS encoding type II toxin-antitoxin system PemK/MazF family toxin, which translates to MLVRRGDIFYAQLNPVVGSEQGGTRPVLIIQNDIGNQYSPTTIVAAITSQINKAKLPTHVEISAAKSGLERDSVILAEQIRTIDKSRLRQKVAALDEETMEKVNRALEISLGLTEI; encoded by the coding sequence ATGCTAGTAAGGCGTGGCGATATTTTTTACGCACAACTCAATCCAGTGGTAGGGTCTGAGCAGGGAGGTACCCGACCTGTATTGATTATACAAAATGACATCGGCAACCAATACAGCCCCACCACTATTGTAGCTGCTATTACTTCCCAGATAAATAAGGCCAAGCTCCCTACTCATGTAGAAATAAGCGCAGCCAAAAGCGGCCTGGAGCGAGACTCGGTAATTTTGGCGGAGCAGATCCGTACCATTGATAAAAGCCGCTTGCGTCAAAAAGTAGCAGCCTTGGATGAGGAGACTATGGAAAAGGTTAACCGGGCCTTGGAGATAAGCCTTGGATTGACGGAAATATAG
- the tsaE gene encoding tRNA (adenosine(37)-N6)-threonylcarbamoyltransferase complex ATPase subunit type 1 TsaE produces the protein MEIYLENEEITRHLGRVLGELLKPGDVVLLCGSLGAGKTTLVQGLAVGLGVKERVTSPTFTLVQEHRGRYPLYHIDLYRLETLEEIQELGLEEYLGGPGITVIEWGERLREFLPERLEVHLEMTPQGGRWGRLKPYGARYQELIKEMAKRLP, from the coding sequence ATGGAGATATATTTGGAAAACGAAGAAATTACCCGGCACCTGGGACGGGTGCTAGGGGAACTGCTTAAACCAGGAGATGTGGTCCTACTTTGCGGAAGCTTAGGGGCAGGGAAGACCACCTTAGTTCAGGGTCTAGCTGTTGGTTTGGGGGTAAAGGAGCGGGTAACCAGCCCTACCTTTACTTTGGTGCAGGAACACCGGGGGCGCTATCCCCTATATCACATCGATCTTTACAGGTTGGAAACACTTGAAGAGATACAAGAGCTAGGGCTGGAAGAATACTTGGGAGGGCCTGGGATCACGGTTATAGAGTGGGGAGAGAGGTTGCGCGAATTTTTGCCTGAACGGTTGGAGGTACATTTAGAAATGACCCCCCAGGGAGGGCGGTGGGGACGTTTAAAGCCTTATGGAGCACGTTATCAGGAACTTATTAAGGAGATGGCTAAAAGACTTCCTTAA
- the thiE gene encoding thiamine phosphate synthase produces MKYDLYVVTSSELSRGRDTLEVVQAALAGGATIIQLREKHWPARKLVEVGREIRRLTLKAGAGFIVNDRLDVALALEADGVHIGQEDLPVDVARSLLGPGKILGVSVGSVEEAKEAIAQGADYLGVGSIFATTSKADAGPPVGVELIRQIKEKVNVPVVGIGGINLSNAAQVIEAGADGVAVISAVVSADDIESAARALLKVVQATKARLARPR; encoded by the coding sequence ATGAAATACGATCTTTATGTTGTTACTTCTTCAGAATTATCCCGGGGTCGCGATACTTTGGAAGTGGTGCAGGCGGCCTTGGCCGGAGGAGCAACAATCATCCAGCTACGGGAAAAACATTGGCCTGCCCGCAAGTTAGTAGAGGTGGGAAGGGAAATCAGGAGGCTCACCTTAAAAGCTGGGGCAGGTTTTATTGTAAATGATCGGTTGGATGTAGCCCTAGCTTTAGAGGCCGACGGGGTCCATATAGGGCAGGAGGACTTGCCTGTTGATGTGGCCAGGAGTCTCCTTGGCCCAGGTAAAATCCTAGGGGTTTCGGTGGGTTCAGTGGAGGAGGCTAAAGAAGCTATAGCTCAGGGGGCGGATTACCTAGGGGTAGGTTCTATTTTTGCCACTACTTCTAAAGCCGATGCTGGTCCTCCTGTAGGAGTAGAACTCATCCGGCAGATAAAGGAAAAAGTTAATGTTCCCGTGGTGGGTATCGGGGGTATAAACTTAAGTAACGCTGCCCAGGTCATAGAGGCTGGGGCCGATGGAGTAGCTGTGATATCAGCGGTGGTGTCCGCAGATGATATAGAATCCGCAGCTAGGGCGCTGCTTAAAGTTGTACAAGCTACTAAAGCTAGATTGGCCCGGCCAAGGTAG
- a CDS encoding uracil-DNA glycosylase → MNWEELEQQVKSCRSCGLHRRAKQPVLGEGNLRALLMLVGEAPGAREDELGRPFVGAAGELLNRILQAAGFKREEVYITNVVKCRPPGNRLPTPDEVQACRPYLEIQVELVSPKIIVCLGALATQVLIAPGARITRLRGQWIQKDGIYYLPTFHPAALLRDESKKRPVWEDFKRVRALYRELSTVQLSWNFVGR, encoded by the coding sequence GTGAACTGGGAAGAGCTAGAACAGCAAGTAAAATCATGCCGATCTTGTGGCCTACACCGAAGGGCTAAACAGCCTGTGCTCGGGGAAGGGAATTTAAGGGCGTTACTTATGTTGGTAGGGGAAGCTCCAGGTGCCAGGGAAGATGAGCTAGGCCGGCCCTTCGTGGGGGCAGCTGGAGAACTCCTCAACAGGATTTTACAGGCTGCCGGGTTCAAAAGGGAAGAAGTATATATCACTAATGTAGTAAAATGTCGTCCACCCGGTAACAGACTTCCTACACCAGATGAAGTACAAGCTTGCCGGCCCTATTTGGAAATCCAAGTTGAGTTGGTAAGCCCGAAAATTATCGTCTGTCTAGGAGCCTTAGCTACGCAAGTTCTTATCGCCCCTGGGGCCCGGATAACCCGCCTTCGTGGCCAGTGGATCCAAAAAGATGGCATTTACTATCTTCCTACCTTTCACCCTGCAGCTTTGTTGCGGGATGAAAGCAAAAAACGACCTGTATGGGAAGATTTTAAGCGTGTACGGGCTCTTTATCGTGAGCTAAGTACTGTACAGCTCTCCTGGAATTTTGTGGGTAGGTAG
- a CDS encoding NAD(P)H-hydrate dehydratase — translation MYVVTAAEMAEIDRMASRDYFVPSIVLMENAGLRVTESIRRYFGGRVAGKRVLIFAGKGNNGGDGLVVARHLHNEGAEVKVFLLARPEDLRGDPRTNLEIYQKMGGKIFPILEQSHLQRADISLLYADLVVDAIFGTGFKGAALGLTGEVIKLINNAGKPIVAVDLPSGLDADTGQVHGPCIKATWTVTFALPKRGLVLEPGATLAGELEVVDIGIPRRLIESRNLRLRLLTPAWCREQLKPRDPSSHKGNFGHVLVVGGSQGMVGAVALAALGALRAGAGLVTAAVPRSLQDVLAAKTTEVMTRGLPEMPGGVLSREALPYILELLEKCTVLAIGPGLSRDKTTVSLVLELLPQVRCPVVIDADALNALAEDRKYLREAEKEAVLTPHPGEMARLIETTTAQVQADRLGVATRAAQDWRVTVVLKGARTIIASPSGEAFINPTGNPGMATAGSGDVLTGVVAGLIAQGLPVPVAAALGAYIHGAAGDYAARTQGQQGLVAGDLLNYLPRVFRKLEARTEKTCLGKGLPL, via the coding sequence ATGTATGTAGTTACCGCAGCAGAAATGGCAGAAATAGACCGGATGGCCAGCCGGGATTATTTTGTACCCAGCATAGTTCTTATGGAAAATGCAGGCTTAAGGGTAACTGAATCCATACGGCGCTATTTTGGCGGCCGGGTAGCGGGGAAACGGGTGCTGATTTTTGCTGGTAAAGGTAATAACGGTGGAGATGGCCTGGTGGTGGCCCGGCACCTGCATAATGAAGGAGCTGAAGTTAAGGTCTTTCTTTTAGCTAGGCCGGAGGATCTGCGGGGAGATCCCCGGACTAATCTGGAAATATACCAGAAGATGGGAGGAAAAATCTTTCCTATCTTGGAGCAGAGCCATCTCCAGAGGGCTGACATTTCCCTGTTGTATGCGGATCTGGTAGTAGATGCCATCTTCGGTACAGGGTTTAAAGGTGCTGCTTTGGGACTTACGGGAGAAGTTATTAAATTGATTAACAATGCAGGTAAACCTATAGTCGCGGTAGATCTCCCTTCGGGCCTGGATGCCGATACAGGCCAGGTGCACGGACCTTGTATTAAGGCTACCTGGACGGTGACCTTTGCCCTTCCTAAAAGGGGGCTGGTCCTAGAACCAGGGGCTACCCTGGCTGGGGAGCTGGAGGTTGTGGATATAGGTATACCCCGGCGGCTTATCGAAAGTCGAAATTTAAGGTTGCGGTTGTTAACTCCTGCCTGGTGTAGGGAGCAACTTAAGCCCCGGGATCCCAGCAGTCATAAGGGAAATTTCGGACATGTCTTGGTAGTGGGGGGCTCTCAAGGCATGGTGGGGGCTGTAGCTCTAGCGGCTCTAGGGGCCTTACGGGCTGGGGCGGGTTTAGTTACCGCAGCTGTCCCCCGTAGCCTCCAGGATGTACTTGCGGCCAAGACGACAGAGGTTATGACGCGGGGGTTGCCAGAGATGCCGGGAGGGGTTTTAAGCCGGGAGGCCCTTCCCTACATTTTAGAGCTTCTGGAGAAGTGTACTGTCCTGGCCATAGGCCCGGGTTTATCGCGGGATAAAACTACTGTTTCTTTAGTTTTAGAGCTTCTCCCGCAGGTCCGTTGCCCGGTGGTTATTGATGCCGACGCCCTCAACGCCTTGGCCGAGGATAGAAAATATCTCAGGGAAGCCGAAAAGGAGGCTGTTTTGACTCCCCACCCCGGGGAGATGGCGAGGTTAATAGAAACCACCACAGCACAGGTCCAGGCGGATAGGCTAGGGGTAGCTACCCGGGCAGCTCAGGATTGGCGGGTTACTGTAGTACTCAAAGGAGCCCGGACAATTATTGCTTCCCCTTCTGGAGAAGCCTTTATCAACCCGACTGGAAATCCAGGTATGGCTACCGCCGGCAGTGGCGATGTGCTAACAGGGGTGGTGGCTGGACTTATAGCTCAGGGGCTTCCAGTACCGGTAGCTGCGGCCTTGGGCGCCTACATACATGGTGCGGCCGGAGATTATGCTGCCCGAACCCAAGGCCAACAGGGGCTGGTAGCAGGGGACCTTTTGAATTATTTACCGCGGGTTTTCCGGAAGCTGGAAGCAAGAACGGAAAAAACTTGCCTTGGTAAAGGTTTGCCGCTATAA
- a CDS encoding 5-formyltetrahydrofolate cyclo-ligase: protein MKAHLRKAILARKDLLTKEEQAKKSEAIHRRLLSLPAWEEATFVMIYVSFGSEVSTDYLIKKALTQGKMVAVPYCYREERKLIASKIYDYPGDLIPRTWGILEPRPEALRPIDPRLIDLCLVPGVAFDIFGNRLGYGAGYYDGFLPSLRAGTPKIALAFEIQIVDTVFPTPRDVPVDLIITEARIIRPDTKTSYKTY from the coding sequence ATGAAAGCGCATCTAAGGAAGGCAATATTAGCCCGCAAGGATCTTTTAACAAAAGAAGAGCAAGCTAAGAAAAGCGAGGCTATCCACCGACGTTTGTTATCTTTACCGGCTTGGGAAGAAGCCACCTTTGTTATGATATATGTTTCTTTTGGGAGCGAAGTAAGTACAGACTACCTTATTAAAAAGGCCCTAACCCAGGGGAAGATGGTGGCGGTACCTTATTGCTACCGGGAAGAGCGAAAGCTTATAGCCTCGAAGATATATGATTACCCTGGAGACCTCATCCCCAGGACGTGGGGGATCTTAGAACCGCGCCCGGAAGCCTTAAGACCAATTGATCCGAGGCTTATTGATCTATGCCTGGTACCTGGTGTGGCCTTCGATATTTTCGGTAATCGCTTAGGATATGGGGCTGGATACTATGATGGATTCTTGCCTAGCTTACGTGCCGGAACCCCTAAAATAGCTTTGGCCTTTGAAATCCAAATTGTAGATACTGTCTTTCCCACCCCGCGGGATGTGCCGGTGGACTTAATAATAACTGAGGCTCGTATAATAAGACCGGATACAAAAACTAGCTATAAAACCTATTAA
- a CDS encoding response regulator: MSSPAKVLIVDDETGVRLLLELVFREEGYQVAAAANGLEALQKVRSFQPDIVIMDIKMPIMDGLETLPRIKALSPLTKVIIITAYLEATTMKQVWERGASGFLYKPFDLRDIKMAVRRLVEERDQAYGT; the protein is encoded by the coding sequence ATGAGTAGCCCAGCCAAAGTGCTTATAGTAGATGATGAGACAGGTGTGCGGCTGCTCTTAGAGTTGGTCTTTCGCGAAGAAGGGTATCAGGTAGCAGCTGCCGCTAACGGTCTTGAAGCTTTGCAAAAGGTGCGGTCTTTTCAGCCCGATATAGTAATTATGGACATTAAGATGCCTATCATGGATGGTCTAGAAACCCTTCCCCGCATTAAAGCCCTCTCTCCCCTTACTAAGGTTATTATTATAACGGCTTACCTGGAAGCAACCACCATGAAACAGGTCTGGGAACGAGGGGCCAGCGGTTTTCTTTATAAGCCCTTCGATTTAAGGGATATAAAGATGGCGGTGCGCCGATTGGTGGAGGAAAGGGACCAAGCCTATGGAACCTAA
- the rimI gene encoding ribosomal protein S18-alanine N-acetyltransferase, with amino-acid sequence MTSQHLDGVLAIERLSFPTPWSRSSFLNELYTNDYAYYYVCLWGNKVVGYAGMWIILDEAHLTNIAVHPGFRRCGIGELLLDTLIKEALDLGAERMTLEVRISNIPAQRLYEKKGFVRSGIRRGYYTDTQEDAIIMWKTLREKGGGNG; translated from the coding sequence ATGACTAGCCAACATTTAGATGGGGTACTGGCCATCGAGCGGCTATCCTTCCCTACCCCTTGGAGCCGCTCTTCCTTCTTAAATGAACTTTACACTAACGATTATGCTTATTACTATGTGTGCCTTTGGGGAAATAAGGTTGTAGGATACGCGGGAATGTGGATTATATTAGATGAAGCCCACCTTACCAACATTGCTGTACATCCTGGATTTCGGAGGTGCGGGATAGGCGAACTACTTTTGGATACGTTAATTAAGGAGGCTTTAGATTTAGGAGCTGAGCGTATGACTTTGGAGGTACGCATATCTAATATACCTGCCCAACGGCTTTACGAGAAAAAAGGTTTTGTGCGCAGCGGAATCCGGAGGGGTTATTATACTGATACCCAAGAAGATGCTATTATCATGTGGAAGACTTTGCGCGAAAAAGGTGGTGGAAATGGGTAA
- a CDS encoding CopG family ribbon-helix-helix protein gives MPGVKRIMISLPESLLAEVDGLATLEKRNRSEFIREAMKLYIAERKRRTLREQMKRGYQEMAQINLSLAAENYAVEEEVQNYYDSKLAECK, from the coding sequence TTGCCAGGCGTAAAAAGGATCATGATCAGCCTACCCGAAAGCCTTCTAGCCGAAGTGGACGGACTGGCTACCCTGGAGAAGCGCAACCGCAGTGAATTTATCCGTGAAGCTATGAAATTATATATAGCAGAACGTAAACGCCGGACCTTACGGGAACAGATGAAGCGGGGTTACCAAGAAATGGCCCAAATTAATTTATCCCTAGCCGCGGAAAACTATGCAGTAGAGGAGGAAGTCCAAAACTACTACGATAGTAAACTGGCGGAGTGCAAATAG
- the tsaD gene encoding tRNA (adenosine(37)-N6)-threonylcarbamoyltransferase complex transferase subunit TsaD, which yields MGNVILAIETSCDETAAAVVVDGVEVRANIIASQDIHRRYGGVVPEIASRRHLENIVPVVQEALDRAGITLARVDAVAATYGPGLVGSLLVGLSYAKGLAFALEKPFIGIHHLVGHIYAGFLEYPELPLPAVCLVASGGHTSLFYLVSHEERYLLGSTRDDAAGEAFDKVARALGLGYPGGPELERLAHKGKPNIYFPRAWLEEDSLDFSFSGLKTAVANYLRQSRETGQDICLPDVAASFQEAVIEVLVVKTLQAARRKGASSILAVGGVASNQYFRRSLKTAALEVGIPVFIPRPVYCTDNAAMIGCAAYYQYLRGQFSSLDLDAVPDLPLEAL from the coding sequence ATGGGTAATGTTATCCTGGCCATTGAGACCTCTTGCGATGAAACAGCTGCCGCGGTAGTAGTAGATGGGGTAGAAGTGCGGGCTAATATTATTGCCTCCCAGGATATTCACCGGCGTTACGGAGGGGTGGTACCGGAGATCGCTTCGCGGCGCCATCTAGAAAATATTGTACCAGTAGTGCAGGAAGCCTTAGATCGAGCAGGAATTACTTTGGCCAGGGTGGATGCGGTGGCCGCTACCTATGGGCCTGGCTTAGTAGGTTCTTTACTTGTGGGGCTGTCCTATGCCAAGGGTTTGGCCTTTGCATTAGAGAAGCCCTTCATTGGTATCCACCACCTGGTGGGCCACATTTATGCGGGCTTCCTAGAATATCCTGAGCTGCCCCTGCCTGCTGTATGCTTGGTGGCTTCGGGGGGCCATACTAGCCTGTTTTACCTGGTAAGCCATGAGGAACGGTATCTTTTGGGTTCTACCAGGGATGATGCGGCGGGGGAGGCTTTTGATAAGGTAGCCCGGGCTTTAGGTTTGGGTTATCCTGGGGGGCCTGAACTGGAAAGACTAGCTCACAAGGGTAAACCAAATATCTATTTCCCGCGAGCCTGGCTAGAGGAAGATAGCCTGGATTTTAGTTTTAGCGGGTTAAAGACGGCCGTGGCCAATTATCTACGCCAAAGTAGGGAGACAGGCCAGGATATTTGCCTTCCTGATGTGGCGGCCAGTTTCCAAGAGGCTGTAATAGAGGTATTGGTGGTCAAGACCCTGCAGGCCGCCCGCAGGAAAGGAGCTAGCTCTATTCTGGCGGTGGGAGGGGTGGCCTCCAACCAATACTTTCGCCGCTCCTTAAAGACAGCGGCCCTTGAGGTAGGGATACCGGTGTTTATACCCCGCCCTGTTTACTGCACAGATAATGCGGCTATGATTGGCTGTGCCGCCTATTACCAGTATTTGCGAGGCCAGTTTTCTTCCCTAGATCTGGACGCTGTCCCCGATTTGCCCCTGGAGGCCCTATAA